One window of Candidatus Micrarchaeia archaeon genomic DNA carries:
- a CDS encoding nucleotide exchange factor GrpE, with translation MAEKLPKKEEIAEIAHEEPKEISGAKGMKELGTEKKKPEIGADEKPGLPEESGKELEEDLVRLQAEFENYRKRTQKEMGERKELGKMELAKSLLSTVDEFENALGHLKGEEKKGMEMVLANMRKALEKEGVREMKCDGEKYDPYMHEVVLQQESERESGTVLQVARKGYLFGEKVLRHAQVIVAKKKEMVQAKKDDDAKGGDGGKEKE, from the coding sequence ATGGCTGAGAAATTACCCAAGAAAGAGGAAATTGCGGAGATAGCGCACGAAGAGCCGAAGGAAATTTCCGGAGCGAAGGGGATGAAGGAGCTGGGTACGGAGAAGAAAAAGCCCGAGATTGGCGCGGACGAAAAGCCTGGGCTTCCTGAGGAGAGCGGAAAGGAGCTTGAGGAGGATTTGGTAAGGCTGCAGGCTGAGTTCGAGAATTACAGGAAAAGGACGCAGAAGGAGATGGGCGAGAGGAAGGAATTGGGGAAGATGGAGCTTGCGAAATCCCTGCTCAGCACGGTGGATGAGTTCGAGAATGCGCTCGGGCACCTGAAGGGCGAGGAGAAGAAGGGGATGGAGATGGTGCTTGCGAACATGCGGAAGGCGCTTGAGAAGGAAGGAGTCAGGGAGATGAAGTGCGATGGGGAGAAATACGACCCGTACATGCACGAAGTGGTTTTGCAGCAGGAGAGCGAGAGGGAAAGCGGAACTGTGCTGCAGGTCGCGAGGAAAGGGTACCTGTTCGGGGAAAAAGTGCTGAGGCATGCGCAAGTCATAGTTGCGAAAAAGAAGGAAATGGTACAGGCGAAAAAAGATGACGATGCAAAAGGCGGAGATGGAGGGAAAGAAAAGGAATGA